In Arctopsyche grandis isolate Sample6627 chromosome 13, ASM5162203v2, whole genome shotgun sequence, one DNA window encodes the following:
- the LOC143921500 gene encoding uncharacterized protein LOC143921500 translates to METMTRSAETMECRLCLGPAPAESSVSIFQRPDPHPERLEQRIRTCCQIQVKRGDGLPDAVCLSCKTNLELLIAFRNACFRSYETSQLRLDDCLKIKTEEVLLEDVIWDDEPSLPTILRKNSEICLKPFPNKSEPALHKRSHTGKKLFQCEICLKSFIRNNTLVSHIRCHTGEKPFKCEICLKSFTQKSTLGTHKKLHTGIKLHKCEICLKSFIRNSQLVSHLRSHTGEKPYKCEICLKSFTQKSNLKKHNKWHTGINIKKIVII, encoded by the exons ATGGAGACGATGACGAGGAGTGCagagacgatggagtgcaggctttgtcttggaccagctccggccgagtcttccgtctccatcttccagagaccagatcctcatccagagcgtctggagcaacgcattcggacctgctgtcaaattcag gttaaaagaggcgatgggttgccagacgcggtgtgtctttcgtgtaaaaccaatctggaattgttgatcgcctttcgaaacgcttgttttcgaagctacgaaacgtctcaactgaggcTAGACGATTGCTTGAaaatcaagactgaagaagttttattggaagatgtaatatgggacgatgagccttcactaccAACAATTCTTcgaaagaatagtgaaatttgtttaaagccaTTTCCCAATAAATCCGAACCTGCGTTACACAAAAGATCACATACTGGAAAAAAGCTATTTCAATgtgaaatttgcttaaaatcatttattcgaaataatACACTTGTGTCACATATAAGatgtcacacgggggaaaagccatttaagtgtgaaatttgtctaaaatcatttactcaaaaatctaccCTCgggacacataaaaaattgcatactgggataaaactacacaaatgtgaaatttgtttaaaatcatttattcgaaatagtcaacttgtgtcacatttgagatctcacacgggggaaaagccttacaagtgtgagatttgtctaaaatcatttactcaaaaatctaacctcaAGAAACATAATAAAtggcatactgggataaatataaaaaaaattgttattatataa
- the LOC143921455 gene encoding uncharacterized protein LOC143921455, with product MDLMEFPMQCRLCLSSDSAESFVSIYENPHPHLAQLISTCCRLQFNKGDGLPDTICRSCKNNLELLISFRKVCHQSDEISKLKLNKPEYIKPEEVLLEDLLWENEPDVNATPNVNKVPVNAQMKEKLYKCDMCGKTFARKNYLITHIRTHTGVKPYKCDSFRKVCVQSEKISKLKLSERVVIKPEEVLLEDLVWENESDVNTPSNANHTPANDQINQNLYKCDICIKTFARKKYLRDHIKTHTREKPFQCEICLKSYSHKSKLTLHNRTHTGEKPFQCDVCLKSFTLKCLLTKHKITHSGIKPHECGICSRSFNQKYKLANHILTHTGEKTKECKICLKSFSATSSLTKHKRTHTGEKPFQCDVCLKSFSVKYHLTQHKITHTGIKPHKCEICLKSFTQKSYLTLHKKIIHDGEKPFQCDLCLKSYSHKSHIIKHIKTHTECEICSKSFTHTGEKFVQNRKLANHMLTHTGEKTKECEICSKSFGRKSKLTIHKRTHTGEKPFQCEICSKSFGRKCSLNIHNRIHTGEKPYQCDVCMRSFSLKSYLITHTITHTGIKPHRCEICLKPFTLKSTLLKHKKLHVTFVQNHFREILPKYT from the exons ATGGACTTAATGGAGTTTCCAATGCAGTGCAGACTTTGCTTGAGCTCTGATTCAGCCGAGTCTTTCGTCTCCATCTATGAAAACCCTCATCCACATTTGGCGCAACTTATTTCGACCTGCTGTCGGCTGCAG TTCAACAAAGGTGACGGATTGCCGGATACGATATGTCGTTCTTGTAaaaacaatctggaattgcttATCAGTTTTCGAAAAGTTTGCCATCAAAGTGACGAAATTTCGAAACTGAAGCTAAACAAGCCTGAATATATAAAACCGGAAGAAGTTCTACTGGAAGATTTATTATGGGAAAATGAGCCAGATGTTAATGCGACACCGAACGTTAACAAAGTCCCTGTTAATGCTCAGATGAAAGAAAAgttatacaaatgtgatatgtGTGGCAAAACATTCGCTCGTAAAAATTATCTTATTACACACATTAGAACTCATACTGGTgtgaaaccatacaaatgtgacagtTTTCGAAAAGTTTGTGTTCAAAGTGAGAAAATTTCGAAACTGAAACTAAGCGAGCGTGTAGTTATCAAACCGGAAGAAGTTCTACTGGAAGATTTAGTATGGGAAAATGAGTCTGATGTTAATACGCCATCTAACGCTAACCACACCCCTGCAAACGATCAgatcaatcaaaatttatataaatgtgatatttgtatcAAAACATTCGCTCGAAAAAAATATCTTAGAGATCATATTAAAACTCATACTAGGGAGAAACCATtccaatgtgaaatttgtttaaaatcgtattCTCACAAATCAAAACTTACGTTACACAATAGAactcacactggggaaaaaccattcCAATGTGATGTTTGTTTGAAATCTTTCACACTTAAATGTCTTCTCACTAAGCACAAAATAACTCATAGTGGAATAAAACCACACGAATGTGGAATTTGTTCAAGATCgttcaatcaaaaatataaacttgCAAATCACATATTAACTCATACGGgtgaaaaaacaaaagaatgtaaaatttgtttaaaatcgtttagtgCGACATCCAGTCTTACGAAACACAAAAgaactcatactggggaaaaaccattcCAATGTGATGTTTGTTTGAAATCTTTCTCAGTTAAATATCATCTCACTCAGCACAAAATAACTCATactggaataaaaccacacaaatgtgaaatttgtttaaaatcgttcacTCAAAAATCATACCTTAcgttacacaaaaaaataattcatgatGGGGAAAAACCATTCCAATGTGATCTTTGTTTGAAATCTTATTCACATAAATCTCATATCATTAAGCACATAAAAACTCATActgaatgtgaaatttgttcaaaatcgttcaCTCATACGGGTgaaaaatttgttcaaaatcgtaaACTTGCAAATCACATGTTAACTCATACGGGTGAAAAAACGAaagaatgtgaaatttgttcaaaatcgtttgGTCGAAAATCAAAACTAACGATACACAAAAgaactcatactggggaaaaaccattccaatgtgaaatttgttcaaaatcgtttgGTCGAAAATGCAGCCTTAATATACACAATAGaattcatactggggaaaaaccataccaatgtgatGTTTGCATGAGATCTTTCTCACTTAAATCTTACCTCATAACTCACACAATAACTCATACAGGAATAAAACCACAcagatgtgaaatttgtttaaaaccgTTTACTCTAAAATCCACccttttaaaacataaaaaactccatgtgacatttgttcaaaatcattttcgGGAAATTCTGCCCAAATACACATAA
- the LOC143921476 gene encoding uncharacterized protein LOC143921476 has product METMTRSAETMECRLCLGPAPAESSVSIFQRPDPHPERLEQRIRTCCQIQVKRGDGLPDAVCLSCKTNLELLIAFRNACFRSYETSQLRLDDCLKIKTEEVLLEDVIWDDEPSLPTIHRKNSEIYLKPFPNKSELVLNKISHTVEKLFKCDICLKSYIRINSLVRHLRTHTRENPYKCDICLKSFIRKNKLVSHLRSHTGEKPYQCQICLKSFSQKSSLVSHKNLHTGIKPHKCDICLKSYVRKNELVSHLRSHTGEKSYKCEICLKSFSRKSDLKTHKKFHTGIKPHKCDVCLKSFYLKSHLDAHEKLHTGIKPHKCDVCLRSFSRKSHLVTHENLHTGIKPHKCDVCLRSFSRKSHLVRHKNLHTGIKPHKCDVCLKSFSQKSSFVSHKKLHAGIKPHKCDICLKSYVYKNELVSHLRSHAGEKPYKCEICLTSFTKKYSLETHKKKCIPG; this is encoded by the exons ATGGAGACGATGACGAGGAGTGCagagacgatggagtgcaggctttgtcttggaccagctccggccgagtcttccgtctccatcttccagagaccagatcctcatccagagcgtctggagcaacgcattcggacctgctgtcaaattcag gttaaaagaggcgatgggttgccagacgcggtgtgtctttcgtgtaaaaccaatctggaattgttgatcgcctttcgaaacgcttgttttcgaagctacgaaacgtctcaactgaggctagacgattgcttgaagatcaagactgaagaagttttattggaagatgtaatatgggacgatgagccttcactaccaacaattcaccgaaagaatagtgaaatttatttaaagccATTTCCCAACAAATCCGAACTTGTGTTAAACAAAATATCACATACTGTAGAGAAgctgttcaaatgtgatatttgtttaaaatcatatattagaataaattcacttgtcagacatttaagaactcacacgcgTGAAAAcccttacaagtgtgacatttgtttaaaatcatttattcgaaaaaataaacttgtgtcacatttaagatctcacacgggggaaaagccttaccagtgtcaaatttgtctaaaatcattttctcaaaaatctagcctcgtgtcacataaaaatttgcatacggggataaaaccacacaaatgtgacatttgtttaaaatcatatgttcgtaaaaatgaacttgtgtcacatttgagatctcacacgggggaaaagtcttacaagtgtgaaatttgtctaaaatcattttctcgaaaatctgaCCTCAagacacataaaaaatttcatactgggataaaaccacacaaatgtgacgtttgtttaaaatcattttatctaaaatctCACCTCGatgcacatgaaaaattgcatactgggataaaaccacacaaatgcgacgtttgtttaagatcattttctcgaaaatctcaCCTCGTGACACATGAAaacttgcatactgggataaaaccacacaaatgcgacgtttgtttaagatcattttctcgaaaatctcaCCTTGTGAGACATAAAAACTTGCATactggaataaaaccacacaaatgtgacgtttgtctaaaatcattttctcaaaaatctagcttcgtgtcacataaaaaattacatgctgggataaaaccacacaaatgtgacatttgtttaaaatcatatgtttataaaaatgaactcgtgtcacatttgagatctcacgcgggggaaaagccgtacaagtgtgaaatttgtcttacatcatttactaaaaaatatagcctcgagacacataaaaaaaaatgcataccaggatga
- the LOC143921498 gene encoding uncharacterized protein LOC143921498: MELLISFRKVCLRNYEISKLKLNKHVDIKPEEVLLEDLKWENESDVNTVPNVSNTPVNDQINKKLYKCDICLKTFARRNCLIRHINSHTGLKPYKCNICLKSFALKVYLTGHIKIHTGLKPYNCDICLKSFARKSNFKAHKIAHTGIKSYKCEICSKSFTQKSKLTIHKRTHTGEKPFQCEICAKSFGRKFSLNIHNRTHTGEKPYQCDVCMRSFSLKSHLITHTITHTGIKPHKCEICLKSFTQKSSLLKHKKTHVTLVQNHFRKILPKYT; encoded by the coding sequence ATGGAATTGCTCATAAGTTTTCGAAAAGTTTGTCTTCGAAATTATGAAATTTCGAAACTGAAGCTAAACAAGCATGTAGATATCAAACCGGAAGAAGTTCTACTGGAAGATTTAAAATGGGAAAATGAGTCTGATGTCAATACAGTACCAAACGTTAGCAACACCCCCGTtaatgatcagataaataaaaagttatataaatgtgatatttgtttgaaaacttTCGCTCGAAGAAATTGTCTTATTAGACACATTAATAGTCACACTGgattaaaaccatacaaatgtaacatttgtttaaaatcatttgctctaAAAGTTTATCTCACTGGACACATTAAGATTCACACTGGGTTGAAACCATATAATtgcgacatttgtttaaaatcattcgctCGTAAATCCAACTTTAAAGCACACAAAATAGCTCACACTggaataaaatcatacaaatgtgaaatttgttcaaaatcgtttactcaaaaatcaaAACTAACGATACACAAAAgaactcatactggggaaaaaccattcCAATGTGAAATTTGTGCAAAATCGTTTGGTCGAAAATTCAGCCTTAATATACACAATAgaactcatactggggaaaaaccataccaatgtgatGTTTGCATGAGATCTTTCTCACTTAAATCTCACCTCATAACTCACACAATAACTCATACaggaataaaaccacacaaatgtgaaatttgtttaaaatcgtttactcaaaaatccagccttttaaaacataaaaaaacccatGTGACATTAGTTCAAAATCATTTTCGGAAAATTCTACCCAAATACACATAA